A window of the Oryzias melastigma strain HK-1 linkage group LG11, ASM292280v2, whole genome shotgun sequence genome harbors these coding sequences:
- the LOC112136815 gene encoding uncharacterized protein LOC112136815, which yields MVGFVPITSIKPLASNPRDGFCSDFWTAPLSFTDMAAVFPVAQNYLQSIKRMASEHPVFRRASNRTLLLKASDEARALGPPKEPHRAKSPEEVEREARAHVTSQGGDVNNPTLVLSRWKIQFGKYQDRTFHWLLENDVGYAINLVSSHQKERERTGSQSPLMANKDGLIRYSSAYPDFVEAVRFHQAFEEARVRSLQPGQEGQALVGFGDFKTETLQSLYESEDPKKIRFVKYLRRKVPAPGTQMENAIRFIKARDKQKAAAVSSAPAASASASAAAAAAIPSTSSSSSASASAPPGVVATAAHRFTAFVSGRRSLSVVEMQAKVKKLVGKPAFPASSRPASSSAASEEPTEEELVSAVVDIESSHVQAPPAPGAPPPPLDVVAEEQPAPAGVPPPPSAGNAELLPESWRAALTAEQQQWIGRVLFSRDSSGKSRLTTELNLWWNPPQPRPIYNQPPASPNFFFACRLFLWMPHRIWCLQLTCPQPLCDGSLTKAGLYRTIRRVLDIDGWYLMATEYLECRRCKKKVGGWSQGIIRQLAPTYSCQFPAVLTYKLSCDQRVIAQLRQVSHVGQQC from the exons ATGGTCGGATTTGTTCCGATTACAAGTATCAAACCTTTGGCGTCCAATCCGAGAGACGGATTTTGTTCCGATTTCTGGACGGCGCCCCTGTCCTTCACTGACATGGCAGCCGTCTTCCCCGTCGCAC aaaatTATTTGCAAAGCATTAAAAGAATGGCT AGTGAACACCCAGTTTTCAGGAGGGCCTCCAACAGGACGCTCCTCCTGAAAGCCTCAGATGAGGCCCGAGCTTTGGGTCCCCCCAAGGAGCCCCACCGAGCCAAGTCCCCGGAGGAGGTGGAGAGGGAGGCACGGGCCCACGTCACAAGCCAGGGTGGGGATGTCAACAACCCCACCCTGGTGCTGAGCCGGTGGAAGATCCAGTTCGGGAAGTACCAGGACAGGACCTTCCACTGGCTGCTGGAAAACGACGTGGGCTACGCCATCAACCTGGTGTCCTCCCACCAGAAGGAACGAGAGAGGACAGGGTCCCAGTCCCCCCTGATGGCCAACAAG GACGGCCTCATCCGGTACTCCTCCGCCTACCCTGACTTTGTGGAGGCGGTCAGGTTCCACCAGGCGTTTGAGGAGGCACGGGTGAGGTCACTTCAGCCTGGGCAGGAGGGACAGGCCCTTGTTGGCTTTGGGGATTTTAAAACCGAGACCCTGCAGAGCCTGTACGAGTCCGAGGACCCCAAGAAGATCCG TTTTGTCAAGTACTTACGGAGGAAGGTTCCTGCGCCAGGAACACAGATGGAGAACGCCATACGCTTCATCAAGGCCAGAGACAAGCAAAAAGCTGCCGCTGTATCATCTGCGCCTGCTGCATCTGCGtctgcatctgctgctgctgccgccgccaTTCCAtctaccagcagcagcagctctgcatcAGCATCAGCTCCACCAGGCGTGGTGGCTACAGCAGCTCATAG attcaCTGCTTTTGTCTCTGGCCGGCGTTCTCTGTCTGTGGTGGAAATGCAGGCTAAAGTCAAGAAGCTTGTGGGCAAGCCTGCATTTCCAG CCTCCTCCAGACCAGCTTCTTCCTCCGCAGCATCCGAGGAGCCCACGGAGGAAGAGTTGGTCAGCGCTGTGGTTGACATAGAGT CCTCACACGTACaggctcctcctgctcctggcgCTCCACCTCCTCCCCTGGATGTTGTGGCTGAGGAGCAGCCAGCTCCAGCCGGTGTCCCTCCTCCTCCGTCTGCTGGCAATGCTGAG TTGCTGCCCGAGTCCTGGCGGGCAGCTCTCACCGCGGAGCAGCAGCAGTGGATTGGGCGGGTGCTGTTCTCCAGGGACAGCTCAGGGAAGTCTAGGCTCACCACTGAGCTGAATCTGTGGTGGAACCCTCCCCAACCCCGCCCAATCTACAACCAACCTCCCGCATCCCCTAACTTCTTCTTCGCATGTCGGCTGTTCCTGTGGATGCCTCACAGGATCTGGTGTCTGCAGCTGACATGCCCCCAGCCTTTGTGTGACGGGTCTCTGACAAAGGCTGGATTGTACAGGACCATCCGGAGGGTCCTGGACATCGACGGCTGGTACCTCATGGCCACTGAGTACCTGGAGTGCCGTCGGTGTAAGAAGAAGGTCGGGGGGTGGTCACAGGGCATCATAAGGCAGCTGGCCCCCACCTACAGCTGCCAGTTTCCAGCTGTACTCACGTACAA GCTGTCCTGTGACCAGAGGGTGATTGCACAGCTCAGGCAGGTCTCGCACGTTGGGCAACAGTGCTAA